From the Roseofilum reptotaenium CS-1145 genome, the window AACTCGCTGATTTTGAGTGGTTGGGGAATATTCAAGCAAGGGAATTGTCATAGAATCTCCTGGAGTATTTGGGGTTACAATAAGTTAAAAAAAGGATTTTCCTTTCAACAGGTAAATTATAAGCCCTAAGCGATCGCCTAAATCCGATTCTCAGGGCCCATCTTAAACCCAATTGTTTTGATCTGAATTCTCAACTTTGAACCTCATCTTGATTCAAAGGTGAAAGTTCTTTCTGTGATTTTTCAGTTCGAGGACTCTAGAGAGTAACGTTAAGCTAGTCTCTAGAAAACTGTGTGAACTACTCGACATTGTACCATTAGGGCGCAACGCCAGCTTCTGACTTCTGAAGCGATTGCCTCCGAAAGAGCTAACTTTCGTCTTGCTCTATACAGGTCTTATCCCGCCTCCATCAGCAGTAACCTCGGTTGTCAAGGAAAATCCGTAATCCTTCATTACGGATTTTTTTTAGCTAAATGAGCCAACCTCCCATAAGTTAGCAACTTAGCAGATGGAACGTAATTAAAATAGGGAAGAAACGGTAAAGAAATCGGAAAGATGACTAAAATCCAGCAAATTTTAACATTTTGTAATACTTGATCCCGCGATCGCCGAGAGAATATGCTGAGTTTTCTTGTAAGCTGAAATGAATGGGTCAAGGCAACGATAACCACATGAGGATTCTTTTAATTGAAGATGACATAACTTTGGCTGAGACTCTAGCAGAAGCCCTCACCGATCAACTTTATGTCGTTGATATTGCACCCAATGGAGCAGCAGCATGGGAATACTTTGATGCTCTTGATTATGACCTTTTGCTCTTGGATGTGATGCTTCCCGATCTTGATGGCATCAGTCTCTGTAAGCAACTGCGTCTTCAAGGTTATCAAATGCCAGTTTTGATGATAACGGCCCGTGATACAGTTAGTGATAAAATCGCGGGTCTTGATGCTGGAGCAGATGATTATATTGTGAAACCGGTCGATCTCGGTGAATTGTTTGCACGGGTTCGTGCCCTTTTACGTCGAGGGAGTGTATCTGCTCCTATTTTAGAATGGGGAAAATTAAGGTTTGATCCTAGCACGTATGAAGCCAATTATAACGATCGCCCCTTGCATCTCACCCCCAAAGAATATTCTCTTTTAGAACTCTTACTGCGTAATGGTCGTCGTGTGTTGAGTCGTCATGTGATGATTGAACATATTTGGTCACTTAAAGATCCTCCAGAAGAAGATACAATTAAAGTCCATATTCGGAGTTTACGTCAAAAATTAAAAGCCGTGGGTGCGCCTGAAGATTTTATTGAAACTGTTCATGGGATTGGATACCGATTAGGGAAAGGTAACTTTTATTAATTCAATAAATCCCAAAATAGGGCTACACTTACTTCCCCATAAAAACAAGATATAGCAGGGACGAACAGCCGTTCGCCCCTACACTATTTTCTGGATGCAATCGTCTAAATGTACAGAGGGAGATTCTGCCGATCGCGATTCAGAACTAAACCAACTCAGTAATCTTGAGAATTTTTCCACCCCTCTTGTGGATAGTCTGAACTTCCTGAGACATCTGGCTATAGTTAACCAGACATTCCTGACGGGTTAACTTGTTGAGACGAGCCGTAGCTTTGGAGCTAGAAAATACAATCCGAAAGCGCTTGTCTGTATTGCCATAAGAAGCACCATTTCCTACAGCGGGAAGTTCGATGGGAGTGGCGACATTCGCTGCGATAGAAGTGATTAACCGAGCTGAGTTACCGCTATCATTGGCCGCCGGTCCACGTAGTAGAGAAAACATCCGGTTGAAGGTTTCATTTTTCAATCCCACCACTGAACGAATGCTACGCGGATAGGGCACAACATGATCGCCAAAATTTTCAACATACTCCTCACTGTCAATGTAGGAGTCAATCTCAGCGGCGTATCCTTGCTGATTATAGATTTGGACATGCTCGGCAATTTCTTCCTGTGATTGGGGAGCGCGACCCAATAGATGCTTGAAGTTTAACTCGATAAAACGGTACTGGGGGGAGGAGTGGAAGAAAAGGTCTTGATACAGACTTGATTGGGCTACAGCCCTGACAAAATCACGAACAGTAATATCTCCATTGCGTAATAAGGATTCAGCACTAGAGAGGCGGTCGCCTTCCATCAAATGCTGATTTCCCAACACCTGTTTATAAACAGCCCGAATGATCTGCTCTAGCTCTGCTTCGTCAGCATTAGGACGAAGTTCTAGAGGTTCAATTTCAAAGGCATCTAAGCCCAGCGTCGCTGTAGTTAAATTTCCCATTGTTTTTAAATAAAGCTAATTTCTGATAGTTGACCGAATGGCCATAACTCCTGCATCCTAAACGATGGGGATTTCTCCAGGTCGTTAAATGAGAGAGAATTTAATAAAACTTTACACTCTCATGGCTTGACCCTAAGACAGGGTCAGGTTATAGGTAAAATAACCGTTAAGGTTGTGCCGACACTGATCTGGCTATC encodes:
- a CDS encoding response regulator transcription factor, translated to MRILLIEDDITLAETLAEALTDQLYVVDIAPNGAAAWEYFDALDYDLLLLDVMLPDLDGISLCKQLRLQGYQMPVLMITARDTVSDKIAGLDAGADDYIVKPVDLGELFARVRALLRRGSVSAPILEWGKLRFDPSTYEANYNDRPLHLTPKEYSLLELLLRNGRRVLSRHVMIEHIWSLKDPPEEDTIKVHIRSLRQKLKAVGAPEDFIETVHGIGYRLGKGNFY
- a CDS encoding phycobilisome rod-core linker polypeptide yields the protein MGNLTTATLGLDAFEIEPLELRPNADEAELEQIIRAVYKQVLGNQHLMEGDRLSSAESLLRNGDITVRDFVRAVAQSSLYQDLFFHSSPQYRFIELNFKHLLGRAPQSQEEIAEHVQIYNQQGYAAEIDSYIDSEEYVENFGDHVVPYPRSIRSVVGLKNETFNRMFSLLRGPAANDSGNSARLITSIAANVATPIELPAVGNGASYGNTDKRFRIVFSSSKATARLNKLTRQECLVNYSQMSQEVQTIHKRGGKILKITELV